In Pithys albifrons albifrons isolate INPA30051 chromosome 8, PitAlb_v1, whole genome shotgun sequence, a single window of DNA contains:
- the TMEM198 gene encoding transmembrane protein 198 isoform X2: MPLPGVPGAMTATVQTLRFKLLPHEPSQEWEHSCQQEIERRYQVVPSVVCAMCCLFGIIYCFFGYRCFKAVMFLTGLMFGSIIIFMLCYKERVLDTQLSVEASVGIGLGIGVLCGLVTMLVRSVGLFMVGLLLGLLLAVATLVVMEQFYHPPTVWIPIALLLGVGMLFAVLTLQWQRFFTTLSTAVFGSAIMTVTVDYFIELFLLVQYIYERIKVAPARPVCWYSWVILGIWPLLTTLGVLVQWKVTAEGYSHTEVIISRQQRRVQLMRIKQREDRKEKKKRRPHHPPPHQHKAHPPEPAYRRKPNPVRRFDGDVLSPSYIQSFRERQTGPSLNSLIASSHAVVDLDYDCSSTVPLTTGSGPTVRV, translated from the exons ATGCCTCTCCCAGGAGTCCCCGGAGCCATGACTGCAACTGTGCAGACACTGCGGTTCAAGCTGCTGCCGCACGAGCCCAGCCAGGAGTGGGAGCACAGCTGTCAGCAGGAAATTGAGCGTCGCTACCAGGTGGTGCCCTCAGTGGTGTGCGCCATGTGCTGCCTTTTTGGCATCATCTACTGCTTCTTTG GCTACCGCTGCTTCAAGGCCGTCATGTTCCTGACAGGGCTGATGTTTGGCTCCATCATAATCTTCATGCTGTGCTACAAGGAGCGGGTGCTGGACACACAGCTGAGCGTGGAAGCCTCAGTGGGCATCGGGCTGGGCATTGGAGTCCTGTGTGGGCTGGTCACCATGCTGGTGCGTAGTGTTGGCCTCTTCAtggtggggctgctcctggggctgctgctggcagtggcCACGCTGGTGGTGATGGAGCAATTCTACCACCCACCAACCGTGTGGATCCCCATTGCGCTGCTCCTGGGCGTGGGGATGCTCTTTGCTGTCCTCACCCTGCAGTGGCAGCGCTTCTTCACCACCCTCTCCACTGCCGTCTTTGGGAGTGCCATCATGACCGTCACCGTTGACTACTTCATCGAGCTTTTCCTCCTGGTACAATATATCTATGAGCGCATCAAGGTGGCCCCTGCTCGCCCTGTGTGCTGGTACAGCTGGGTCATTCTGGGCATCTGGCCGCTTCTCACCACACTTGGTGtcctggtccagtggaaggtcACAGCCGAGGGCTACTCTCATACAGAAG TGATCATCAGCCGGCAGCAACGCCGAGTGCAGCTGATGCGAATCAAGCAGCGGGAAGACcgaaaggagaagaagaagcGGAGACCCCACCACCCACCACCCCACCAGCACAAGGCCCACCCACCAGAGCCTGCTTACCGCCGCAAGCCCAACCCTGTGCGCCGCTTCGATGGGGATGTGCTCTCCCCC AGCTACATCCAGAGTTTCCGGGAGCGGCAAACAGGACCATCTCTGAACAGTCTTATTGCCAGCTCCCATGCTGTGGTGGACCTGGACTATGACTGCAGCTCCACCGTGCCCCTCACCACGGGCTCTGGCCCTACCGTGAGGGTATAA
- the TMEM198 gene encoding transmembrane protein 198 isoform X1: MPLPGVPGAMTATVQTLRFKLLPHEPSQEWEHSCQQEIERRYQVVPSVVCAMCCLFGIIYCFFGYRCFKAVMFLTGLMFGSIIIFMLCYKERVLDTQLSVEASVGIGLGIGVLCGLVTMLVRSVGLFMVGLLLGLLLAVATLVVMEQFYHPPTVWIPIALLLGVGMLFAVLTLQWQRFFTTLSTAVFGSAIMTVTVDYFIELFLLVQYIYERIKVAPARPVCWYSWVILGIWPLLTTLGVLVQWKVTAEGYSHTEVIISRQQRRVQLMRIKQREDRKEKKKRRPHHPPPHQHKAHPPEPAYRRKPNPVRRFDGDVLSPVSPTARSYIQSFRERQTGPSLNSLIASSHAVVDLDYDCSSTVPLTTGSGPTVRV, translated from the exons ATGCCTCTCCCAGGAGTCCCCGGAGCCATGACTGCAACTGTGCAGACACTGCGGTTCAAGCTGCTGCCGCACGAGCCCAGCCAGGAGTGGGAGCACAGCTGTCAGCAGGAAATTGAGCGTCGCTACCAGGTGGTGCCCTCAGTGGTGTGCGCCATGTGCTGCCTTTTTGGCATCATCTACTGCTTCTTTG GCTACCGCTGCTTCAAGGCCGTCATGTTCCTGACAGGGCTGATGTTTGGCTCCATCATAATCTTCATGCTGTGCTACAAGGAGCGGGTGCTGGACACACAGCTGAGCGTGGAAGCCTCAGTGGGCATCGGGCTGGGCATTGGAGTCCTGTGTGGGCTGGTCACCATGCTGGTGCGTAGTGTTGGCCTCTTCAtggtggggctgctcctggggctgctgctggcagtggcCACGCTGGTGGTGATGGAGCAATTCTACCACCCACCAACCGTGTGGATCCCCATTGCGCTGCTCCTGGGCGTGGGGATGCTCTTTGCTGTCCTCACCCTGCAGTGGCAGCGCTTCTTCACCACCCTCTCCACTGCCGTCTTTGGGAGTGCCATCATGACCGTCACCGTTGACTACTTCATCGAGCTTTTCCTCCTGGTACAATATATCTATGAGCGCATCAAGGTGGCCCCTGCTCGCCCTGTGTGCTGGTACAGCTGGGTCATTCTGGGCATCTGGCCGCTTCTCACCACACTTGGTGtcctggtccagtggaaggtcACAGCCGAGGGCTACTCTCATACAGAAG TGATCATCAGCCGGCAGCAACGCCGAGTGCAGCTGATGCGAATCAAGCAGCGGGAAGACcgaaaggagaagaagaagcGGAGACCCCACCACCCACCACCCCACCAGCACAAGGCCCACCCACCAGAGCCTGCTTACCGCCGCAAGCCCAACCCTGTGCGCCGCTTCGATGGGGATGTGCTCTCCCCCGTGAGTCCCACAGCCAGG AGCTACATCCAGAGTTTCCGGGAGCGGCAAACAGGACCATCTCTGAACAGTCTTATTGCCAGCTCCCATGCTGTGGTGGACCTGGACTATGACTGCAGCTCCACCGTGCCCCTCACCACGGGCTCTGGCCCTACCGTGAGGGTATAA
- the CHPF gene encoding chondroitin sulfate synthase 2: MRLSLVLSVLRPAGPVAIGISLGFTLSLLSVTWVEEPCGPPPRPATGPRPDGGPAPAPGPANGNAARRPNAVPAALGADSWEPRVVPYRPPSPGRAAKKAVRTRYISTELGMRQRLFVGVLTSKSTLNTLGVAVNRTLAHRLERLVYFTGTRGRKVPHGMTVVTHSDERPIWNMYQTVRYLLDHYVNDFDWFFLVQDDTYTEAHRISRLVAHLSIDTHLYLGRPEEFIGGDTEGRYCYGGFGYLLSRSLLLLLQQHLESCRNDILSARPDEWLGRCIIDYTGVNCAEEHEGLHYHYFELGKNVDPERETDLRFQSAFTVHPVLDPLQMYRLHKYFAQVELERTYQEIQQLQMEIQNASSLSADGDHSATWPVGIPPPFQPKTRFEVLRWDYFTEEQVYACVDGSPKCELHGADLADVADVVATAMEELNHKYQPVLHVHKQQLVNGYRRFDPTRGMEYTLDLQVEVVTQKGHSRSVTKRVHLVRPLSEVEIIPMPYVTEASRINVILPLTVHDRDYAARFLEAYAAAAFESSENAVLTFLFIYDPFEAQQVTQNDIFASVKAQITEYEHKYAEVKIPWISVKTDAPSQIKVMDIISKKHPVDTLFFVAGVGTEVTIDFLNRCRMNTINNWQVFFPIHFQGYNPAIAYHNQVPPATLDLLRDVGRFDRDVFHEACFYNADYMAARTRMAGDVQENEDILETLDIYDMFIKYSNLHVFRAVEPALLQHYRHQVCNPRLSEEIYHRCVQSSLESVGSRSQLAMVLFEQEQGNST, encoded by the exons ATGCGGTTGTCGCTGGTGTTGTCGGTGCTACGGCCCGCCGGGCCCGTGGCCATCGGCATCTCGCTGGGCTTCACCCTCAGCCTGCTTAGCGTCACTTGGGTGGAGGAGCCCTGTGggccgccgccgcgccccgccACCGGCCCGCGCCCCGACGGCGGCCCCGCACCGGCCCCCGGTCCCGCCAACGGCAACGCGGCGCGCAGGCCCAACGCCGTGCCCGCCGCTCTGGGCGCCGACAGCTGGGAGCCTCGCGTCGTGCCCTACCGCCCGCCCAGCCCCGGCAGGGCCGCCAAGAAGGCTGTCAG GACCCGGTACATCAGCACAGAACTGGGGATGCGGCAGCGGCTCTTCGTGGGTGTGCTGACCTCCAAGAGCACTCTGAACACACTGGGGGTGGCTGTCAACCGCACTCTGGCCCACCGCCTGGAGCGCCTGGTGTACTTCACGGGCACAAGGGGCCGCAAGGTGCCCCATGGCATGACGGTGGTGACACACAGTGACGAGCGGCCCATTTGGAACATGTACCAGACTGTCAGGTACCTTCTGGACCACTACGTGAATGATTTCGACTGGTTCTTCCTGGTGCAGGACGATACCTACACAGAGGCACATCGCATCAGCCGCCTGGTTGCCCACCTCAGCATTGACACCCACCTCTACCTGGGCCGTCCTGAGGAGTTCATCGggggggacactgagggacGTTACTGCTACGGCGGGTTTGGCTACCTGCTGTCCCgcagcctcctcctgctcctgcagcagcacctggagagCTGCCGCAATGATATCCTCAGCGCCCGGCCTGATGAGTGGCTGGGCCGCTGCATCATTGACTACACAGGTGTCAACTGTGCTGAGGAACATGAG GGTCTGCATTACCACTATTTTGAGCTGGGGAAAAATGTGGATCCTGAGCGGGAGACTGATCTCCGTTTCCAGAGCGCCTTCACTGTCCACCCTGTGTTGGATCCCCTCCAGATGTACCGGCTGCACAAGTACTTTGCACAGGTGGAGCTTGAGAGGACCTACCAGGAGATCCAACAGCTCCAG ATGGAGATCCAGAATGCCAGCAGCCTGTCTGCTGATGGGGACCACAGTGCCACGTGGCCTGTCGGCATCCCGCCCCCATTCCAGCCCAAAACCCGCTTTGAAGTGCTGCGCTGGGACTACTTCACAGAGGAGCAGGTCTATGCCTGTGTGGACGGCTCCCCCAAGTGTGAGCTGCATGGTGCAGATCTGGCAGATGTGGCTGATGTGGTGGCCACAGCCATGGAGGAGCTGAACCACAAGTACCAGCCAGTGCTCCATGTCCACAAGCAGCAGCTGGTGAATGGGTATCGGCGCTTTGACCCCACACGTGGCATGGAGTACACGCTGGACCTTCAGGTGGAGGTGGTCACCCAGAAGGGGCACAGCCGCTCCGTCACTAAGCGCGTGCACCTGGTGAGGCCCCTCAGCGAGGTGGAGATCATCCCCATGCCATATGTGACAGAAGCCAGTCGCATCAATGTCATCCTGCCGCTGACAGTCCATGACCGGGACTACGCTGCTCGCTTTTTGGAGGCTTATGCGGCAGCTGCTTTTGAGAGCAGTGAGAACGCGGTGCTCACCTTCCTCTTCATCTATGACCCCTTTGAAGCCCAGCAGGTCACCCAAAATGACATCTTTGCCTCTGTGAAGGCCCAGATCACGGAGTATGAGCACAAGTATGCGGAGGTAAAGATCCCATGGATCAGTGTTAAGACAGATGCACCTTCCCAAATCAAGGTCATGGACATTATCTCCAAGAAGCATCCTGTGGACACACTTTTCTTTGTGGCCGGCGTGGGAACAGAGGTCACCATTGACTTCCTGAACCGCTGCCGGATGAATACCATAAATAACTGGCAGGTCTTCTTCCCCATCCACTTCCAGGGCTACAACCCAGCCATTGCTTACCACAACCAGGTGCCACCTGCCACGCTGGACCTGCTGCGGGATGTGGGGCGCTTCGACCGCGATGTCTTCCACGAAGCTTGCTTCTATAATGCCGACTACATGGCAGCACGCACCCGCATGGCAGGTGACGTGCAGGAGAATGAGGACATTCTGGAGACCCTGGACATCTATGACATGTTCATCAAGTACTCCAATCTCCATGTCTTCCGGGCTGTggagcctgccctgctgcagcactaCCGGCATCAGGTGTGCAACCCTCGGCTCAGTGAGGAGATCTACCACCGCTGtgtgcagagcagcctggagaGTGTAGGCTCTCGCTCCCAGCTGGCAATGGTGCTTTttgagcaggagcagggaaacagCACCTGA